GGAACCTGCAAAAAGCCGCCCGCCAGACCATGGAGCGCTTCGGCGGCGAGCTGCCCCGGACCTATGAGGAGCTGACGGGCCTGCCCGGCATCGGGGACTATACCGCAGGGGCCATCCTGTCCATCGCCCAGGGCCAGCGCGTCCCGGCGGTGGACGGCAATGTGCTGCGCCTGGCGGCGCGGATCATGGACTGCGATGAGGACATCGCCGACGTAAAGGTCCGCAGGCGCTTTCGCGCTTGGGTGGAGGAGGCGCTGCCTCCGGCGGAGCGCTGCGGGGACTACAACCAGGCCATGATGGACCTGGGGGCCACGGTGTGCCTGCCCAACGCCGAGCCCATGTGCCTGCTGTGCCCGGGACGGGACTTGTGCGCCGGCCGGGAGGCGGGCCGTCAGTCGTCGCTTCCCGTAAAGGCGCCGAAAAAGAAGAGGCGTGTGGAGGAGCGCACCGTGTTTGTCCTTCTCTCCGGCCGGGGCGCCGCGCTGCGCCGGAGGCCGGAGACCGGACTTCTGGCCGGCCTGTGGGAGTTTCCCAATGTGGAAGGGGCGCTTGGCGAAGAGGAG
This window of the Dysosmobacter acutus genome carries:
- the mutY gene encoding A/G-specific adenine glycosylase, translating into MNQERLRQLTVPLLGWYERNARELPWRETPANAYHVWISEIMLQQTRVAAVREYYARFLREFPTIEALAQGEEERLMKCWEGLGYYSRARNLQKAARQTMERFGGELPRTYEELTGLPGIGDYTAGAILSIAQGQRVPAVDGNVLRLAARIMDCDEDIADVKVRRRFRAWVEEALPPAERCGDYNQAMMDLGATVCLPNAEPMCLLCPGRDLCAGREAGRQSSLPVKAPKKKRRVEERTVFVLLSGRGAALRRRPETGLLAGLWEFPNVEGALGEEEAARVLERWGVETLRWEKRIAAKHIFTHVEWHMTGYVLLCRPSGPADFCWAEGRDFADKTVPTAFARFRDEALEHLERQGRIK